Proteins co-encoded in one Bremerella sp. TYQ1 genomic window:
- a CDS encoding efflux RND transporter periplasmic adaptor subunit — translation MNISSYSPSSESFFGQKWTKRQLWTGRIAIAGVLVAIVALVATWNNPFAAAAPAPTPTAEPLPVEVVTITPQSAYAASRSFTGVLVAAKTSDLSFETPGKVTQLNANEGDRVEAGQVLAVLDDRHLSARILQTEAQRDQQAAVLKELIAGPRPEVIAAAEAEVRQLTAEHQFQEANRKRREQLIQRSAISQETLDDSIYGADAALGRLDAAKSRLAELKEGTRVEQIEAQRARVAGLEAQLVDLRHEQEDTRLVAPFAGVIAQRNMDEGSVVNQGQTVFRIVQDQPLEAWFGLPPEAAATLGVKEERPITVSQQSRLATVTGVVPELDPATRTQTVILTLDAESSQGWVPAQVVRMELATERNADGFWLPNSALLQGSRGLWSVYVVKEDRIIERRAVEVIHSESEQSFVRGTLVAGDQVVARGVNRLVPGMEVEVGATSN, via the coding sequence ATGAATATCAGCAGCTACTCGCCCAGCAGTGAGTCTTTTTTTGGCCAAAAGTGGACGAAGCGTCAACTTTGGACGGGCCGTATTGCTATCGCGGGAGTCTTGGTCGCGATAGTTGCTTTAGTGGCAACATGGAACAACCCGTTTGCCGCCGCCGCTCCGGCCCCTACGCCCACGGCGGAACCTCTTCCTGTCGAAGTAGTTACGATCACCCCGCAATCGGCCTACGCCGCCAGCCGCAGCTTCACCGGCGTCTTGGTCGCTGCCAAAACAAGCGATCTCAGCTTCGAAACCCCCGGCAAAGTTACCCAGCTCAACGCCAACGAAGGCGATCGTGTTGAAGCAGGCCAAGTCCTGGCGGTGCTCGACGATCGACATCTCTCGGCGCGAATCTTGCAAACCGAAGCCCAGCGAGACCAGCAAGCCGCGGTTCTGAAAGAACTGATTGCCGGACCCCGCCCAGAGGTCATCGCCGCGGCCGAAGCGGAAGTGCGGCAGCTAACCGCCGAACATCAGTTTCAGGAAGCCAACCGCAAACGCCGCGAGCAACTTATCCAGCGAAGTGCTATCTCGCAGGAAACGCTCGACGATTCGATCTACGGTGCTGACGCCGCACTCGGCCGACTCGATGCGGCGAAAAGTCGGTTAGCTGAATTGAAGGAAGGAACCCGCGTCGAACAGATCGAGGCCCAACGGGCCCGCGTTGCGGGGCTCGAAGCGCAACTCGTCGATTTGCGTCATGAACAAGAGGACACGCGACTTGTCGCGCCGTTCGCAGGAGTGATTGCCCAGCGCAACATGGATGAAGGCTCCGTGGTCAATCAAGGGCAAACGGTCTTTCGCATCGTTCAAGACCAGCCGCTGGAGGCCTGGTTCGGGTTGCCTCCCGAAGCGGCTGCCACGCTGGGGGTGAAAGAAGAACGTCCGATCACCGTCAGTCAACAGTCGCGTCTTGCGACGGTGACGGGGGTGGTTCCCGAGCTCGATCCGGCCACGCGAACACAAACCGTCATCCTGACGCTCGACGCCGAATCCTCGCAAGGCTGGGTCCCAGCCCAGGTCGTGCGAATGGAACTGGCCACCGAGCGAAACGCCGATGGCTTCTGGCTTCCGAATTCCGCGCTGCTGCAAGGATCGCGCGGCCTGTGGTCGGTTTACGTCGTGAAAGAGGATCGCATCATTGAACGCCGCGCCGTGGAGGTGATTCATAGCGAAAGCGAACAGTCGTTCGTCCGCGGCACGCTTGTCGCCGGCGATCAAGTCGTCGCTCGAGGCGTGAATCGATTGGTGCCAGGCATGGAAGTTGAAGTCGGGGCAACGTCCAACTAG
- a CDS encoding efflux RND transporter permease subunit, with protein sequence MFNKFYYDKRLLVLTIAVICVAGLSSYFVLPRLEDPTLTPRFAIVTTLFPGARGDRVEVLVTDRLEEELQEVEEIKEIRSTSRAGASSMVIELRDDVYEVGEIWSRIRDKIDDAQVGFPEGVGEPDIEMITTKAYASIVALKWTQESDPSYAILLRLAEQLEDRLRAIPGTEDVEMFGEPQEEIAVEVDPAKLASIGLTAADVAQQLSASDAKLSAGQVRSDEADFLMEVDSELDSIHRISATPIQFGSDGKFVRLGDIARVNKGIMQPPRQLAIIDDLPAVTVGTLVRSDYRLDLWNVDAQNAIDDFESQLPRGVQLSRMFEQSPYVEARLTNLLWNLAIGGAAVVGVIFVLMGWRSAIVVGTALPLSAFMVLAGMRFMEIPMHQMSITGLIIALGLLIDNAIVMVDEVKVRMEEGDSPGHAVGEATRHLAIPLLGSTLTTALAFAPIALMPGPAGEFVGTIAISVMLAIASSLMLAMTVTPALAAIFADTADGSKRSHWWSVGFHSPRLATLWRNTIDFLLARPILSLGLSVMLPIFGFVQARLLPEQFFPPADRNQFQIELELPPQASIFQTELTAKKISQIAKRHPEVTGIDWILGESAPSFYYNIVRRRENNAPYGQAIVKLRSAEGAAEVINELQRELDHQVPEARVLARQLEQGPPFDAPVELQLFGPDLNVLRSLGEEVRAELAKIPEVTHTRSDLGDDLPKFALVLDEEKARLAGLSHAQVAQQLAAATEGAVGGTVLEETEELPVRVRLPKAYRAALSDIASLDLVSPNNRGDGKLNTIPFSAIGALELKPEISAVTRLNNLRMNEVKAYVQAGVLPSVVLAKLQARLDAAGFEFPDGYRMGLGGEANGRNQAVGNLMSSVGVLMVLMVATLVLSFSSFRAASLIGGVGFFSVGLGLAALWIFGFPFGFMAIVGTMGLIGIAINDSIVVLAALRENDEAKSGDPIAVRNVVMRATRHVVATTATTVVGFLPLVLAGGGFWPPLAISIAGGVVGATMLALTFVPTAHMVMANPAVLKWPCRKQQPTPIPKPKGEFHEDGVAVYTS encoded by the coding sequence ATGTTCAACAAATTCTATTACGACAAACGCCTGTTGGTGCTGACCATCGCGGTGATCTGTGTGGCCGGTTTGTCTTCTTACTTCGTGCTGCCGCGGTTGGAAGACCCGACGCTGACTCCGCGCTTCGCGATTGTGACAACGCTTTTCCCAGGGGCACGCGGCGATCGTGTCGAGGTGCTAGTCACCGATCGATTGGAAGAAGAACTGCAGGAGGTCGAAGAGATCAAAGAGATCCGTTCGACTAGCCGGGCCGGCGCTTCGTCGATGGTGATTGAGCTTCGCGACGATGTCTATGAAGTTGGCGAAATCTGGTCGCGCATCCGCGACAAAATCGACGATGCTCAAGTCGGATTCCCAGAAGGTGTCGGCGAGCCTGACATCGAGATGATTACCACGAAAGCGTATGCGTCGATCGTCGCGCTCAAGTGGACGCAGGAAAGTGATCCGAGCTATGCGATTTTGCTGCGTCTGGCCGAGCAACTGGAAGATCGCCTTCGCGCGATCCCTGGCACGGAAGATGTCGAGATGTTTGGCGAGCCGCAGGAAGAGATCGCGGTGGAAGTCGATCCCGCGAAGCTGGCCAGTATTGGTTTGACGGCGGCAGATGTCGCCCAGCAGTTGAGTGCCAGCGATGCGAAGCTTTCGGCCGGGCAAGTTCGTTCCGACGAAGCGGACTTTCTGATGGAAGTCGACAGCGAACTTGATTCAATCCACCGCATTTCCGCGACGCCGATTCAGTTTGGAAGCGACGGCAAGTTTGTGCGTCTGGGCGACATTGCCCGCGTGAACAAAGGAATCATGCAGCCGCCACGGCAGTTGGCCATCATCGACGATCTTCCGGCGGTCACCGTCGGAACATTGGTTCGTAGCGACTATCGTCTCGATCTGTGGAACGTCGACGCGCAAAATGCGATCGACGACTTCGAATCGCAATTGCCACGCGGCGTGCAGTTGTCTCGAATGTTCGAGCAAAGTCCCTACGTCGAGGCGCGTCTGACGAACTTGTTGTGGAACCTGGCCATCGGTGGGGCGGCGGTTGTCGGCGTTATTTTTGTGCTGATGGGTTGGCGAAGCGCGATCGTCGTGGGAACCGCGTTGCCCCTCTCGGCATTCATGGTGCTGGCCGGCATGCGTTTCATGGAGATCCCGATGCACCAGATGTCGATCACTGGGCTGATCATCGCCCTGGGGCTGTTGATCGACAACGCCATTGTGATGGTCGACGAAGTGAAAGTGCGCATGGAAGAGGGAGATTCGCCGGGTCACGCCGTCGGTGAAGCAACGCGGCATCTCGCGATTCCACTTCTGGGAAGCACGCTGACAACCGCGTTGGCGTTTGCTCCGATCGCGTTGATGCCTGGCCCGGCCGGCGAGTTTGTCGGTACGATCGCCATCAGCGTGATGTTGGCAATTGCCAGTTCGTTGATGCTTGCGATGACAGTTACTCCGGCGCTGGCAGCGATCTTCGCCGATACGGCAGATGGATCGAAGCGTTCGCACTGGTGGTCGGTTGGTTTTCATAGTCCTCGACTGGCAACGCTGTGGCGAAATACGATCGACTTCCTGTTGGCCCGACCGATTTTGAGCTTGGGGCTTTCCGTGATGTTGCCGATCTTCGGTTTTGTTCAGGCACGGCTGTTGCCGGAGCAGTTCTTTCCGCCGGCGGATCGGAATCAATTTCAAATTGAGTTAGAGCTTCCACCGCAGGCTTCGATCTTTCAGACGGAACTGACGGCGAAGAAGATCAGCCAGATTGCCAAGCGTCATCCAGAGGTGACCGGAATTGATTGGATTCTCGGCGAAAGTGCTCCTTCCTTCTATTACAACATTGTGCGGCGGCGGGAGAACAATGCTCCGTATGGCCAGGCCATCGTGAAGTTGCGTTCCGCGGAAGGGGCGGCCGAGGTGATCAACGAGCTTCAGCGCGAGCTCGACCATCAAGTGCCCGAAGCCCGCGTATTGGCTCGACAGCTGGAGCAAGGGCCTCCGTTCGATGCCCCTGTCGAGCTTCAATTGTTCGGCCCAGACTTGAACGTCTTGCGATCGTTGGGCGAAGAAGTCCGCGCGGAATTGGCCAAGATTCCGGAGGTGACCCACACGCGGAGCGATTTGGGAGACGACCTGCCGAAGTTCGCGTTGGTGCTCGATGAAGAAAAGGCTCGCCTGGCAGGGCTGAGTCATGCCCAAGTGGCTCAGCAGTTGGCGGCCGCCACCGAAGGAGCCGTGGGAGGTACGGTTCTTGAAGAAACGGAAGAGCTTCCGGTGCGTGTTCGCCTGCCGAAAGCGTACCGCGCGGCCCTCAGCGACATTGCCTCGCTCGACTTGGTTTCGCCGAATAATCGCGGCGATGGGAAGCTGAACACGATTCCGTTTTCGGCGATCGGGGCGTTGGAGTTGAAGCCAGAGATCTCGGCGGTCACGCGGCTGAATAACTTGCGCATGAATGAAGTCAAAGCGTACGTTCAAGCAGGCGTTTTGCCGTCGGTGGTGCTTGCGAAACTGCAAGCTCGGCTTGATGCCGCCGGGTTTGAATTTCCCGATGGTTACCGCATGGGTTTGGGGGGCGAAGCGAACGGACGTAATCAGGCGGTCGGCAACTTGATGTCCAGCGTCGGCGTGCTGATGGTGTTGATGGTTGCCACGCTGGTGCTTTCGTTCAGCTCGTTCCGCGCCGCATCGCTGATCGGTGGTGTAGGGTTCTTCTCGGTGGGGCTTGGGCTCGCAGCACTGTGGATCTTTGGGTTTCCGTTTGGCTTCATGGCGATCGTCGGCACGATGGGGCTTATCGGGATTGCGATTAACGATTCCATCGTGGTGTTGGCTGCCTTAAGAGAGAACGATGAAGCGAAATCAGGCGATCCGATCGCCGTCCGAAATGTGGTCATGCGTGCGACGCGGCACGTCGTGGCTACCACTGCGACCACTGTCGTGGGTTTCCTGCCGTTGGTTTTGGCCGGGGGCGGTTTCTGGCCGCCACTGGCCATTTCCATTGCCGGCGGCGTGGTCGGAGCGACGATGCTCGCGCTGACATTCGTGCCGACCGCCCACATGGTGATGGCAAATCCGGCGGTACTGAAGTGGCCATGCCGCAAGCAACAGCCGACGCCGATTCCTAAACCGAAAGGCGAATTCCACGAAGATGGCGTGGCGGTCTACACTTCTTAG
- a CDS encoding metallophosphoesterase — protein sequence MTRTLLTLAALLIWPLSFAAAHEGPDPLARWRFDADSMVAEKNHARLRARRGPDGKIIGKHQILGEKYDQTIFLSGGQSGIELAEDFRTVEKYLPEESLTISAVVSVDRPEEWGGLLGVIQDNGSSEFGWLLGYNQSTFTFALRGKEGPDKLTYLEGNTKYEAGKLYHVVAVYDGKTMQLYVNGKLDAESDQQSGAIHYPDSAPFMMGAYRDANEFHGHRGRIREVVLYDLAAKKAWVEHDYEHNAALAAKEPVEITEPLDFVIDPYLQFGTQNTMTVMWRTNRPGMSTLFYGETAECPQRIDVADLNTLHEIQIEGLQPETQYFYRTETRLNEQDEPLRSDVATFQTAVKRDTPFAFAVISDTQGNPTVSGKIANLAWDQRPSFLLHPGDLVDTGTVESHWTHHFFPSMNPLIRHVPFYPVLGNHERNAQYYYDYVSLPKPEYYYEFRFGNAHFFMIDSNRNLDPESEQYKWLENALSESDATWKFVCHHHPPYSSDENDYGNLWKTNKGTRGDLNARQLVPLYEKYHVDIVWNGHIHSYERTWPILQNQAVRAGAPIYMITGGGGGSLETPGPIRPFFMNTVRRGHHYAMVRINATTLEFQAYDIENRMFDQLVIEKHDAIERDDIVD from the coding sequence ATGACACGCACCCTCCTGACGCTCGCCGCACTGCTGATCTGGCCCCTTTCGTTCGCCGCCGCCCACGAAGGGCCTGATCCCCTGGCTCGCTGGCGATTCGATGCCGATTCAATGGTCGCAGAAAAGAACCATGCTCGCTTGCGAGCCCGACGCGGCCCCGACGGCAAGATCATCGGCAAGCATCAAATCTTGGGCGAAAAATACGATCAGACGATCTTCCTTTCTGGAGGGCAGTCAGGCATCGAGCTTGCCGAAGATTTCCGCACTGTTGAGAAGTATCTGCCGGAAGAATCGCTCACGATCTCGGCGGTGGTCTCGGTCGATCGCCCGGAAGAATGGGGCGGACTGCTGGGCGTGATCCAAGACAACGGCTCGAGCGAGTTTGGCTGGCTGCTGGGATACAACCAATCGACGTTCACGTTTGCCCTGCGTGGAAAAGAGGGCCCTGACAAGCTGACCTACTTGGAAGGAAACACAAAGTACGAAGCGGGCAAGCTGTACCACGTGGTGGCCGTTTACGACGGCAAAACAATGCAGCTGTACGTGAACGGTAAACTGGATGCGGAGAGCGACCAGCAGTCTGGCGCGATTCACTATCCCGATTCGGCGCCATTCATGATGGGCGCGTACCGCGATGCGAACGAGTTTCACGGGCACCGGGGACGGATTCGGGAAGTCGTGCTGTACGATCTCGCCGCGAAAAAGGCCTGGGTCGAACATGACTACGAGCACAACGCCGCCCTGGCCGCGAAAGAGCCTGTCGAAATCACCGAGCCGCTCGACTTCGTGATCGATCCGTACCTTCAGTTCGGCACGCAGAACACTATGACGGTGATGTGGCGAACCAATCGGCCTGGCATGTCGACGCTATTCTATGGCGAGACGGCCGAGTGCCCTCAGCGAATTGACGTGGCCGATTTGAACACGCTGCATGAGATCCAAATTGAAGGACTACAGCCGGAGACGCAATACTTCTATCGCACCGAAACGCGACTGAACGAACAAGATGAGCCACTGCGAAGCGACGTCGCGACATTTCAAACGGCCGTGAAGCGTGACACGCCGTTCGCGTTCGCAGTGATCAGCGACACGCAAGGTAACCCAACGGTCAGCGGCAAGATTGCCAATTTGGCGTGGGATCAGCGGCCCAGTTTTCTGCTGCACCCTGGCGATCTGGTCGATACCGGGACGGTTGAGTCGCACTGGACGCATCACTTCTTCCCGAGCATGAATCCGCTGATTCGTCACGTTCCGTTCTATCCAGTTTTGGGCAATCACGAACGGAACGCACAGTATTACTACGATTACGTTTCGTTGCCGAAGCCAGAGTATTACTACGAGTTCCGCTTTGGGAACGCACACTTCTTCATGATCGACTCGAACCGTAATCTCGACCCCGAGTCCGAGCAGTACAAGTGGTTGGAAAACGCCCTGTCCGAATCGGACGCGACTTGGAAGTTCGTTTGCCACCATCACCCGCCCTATTCATCGGACGAGAACGACTACGGCAATTTGTGGAAGACAAACAAGGGAACGCGGGGCGACTTGAACGCGCGGCAGTTGGTTCCGCTGTACGAGAAGTACCATGTCGACATCGTTTGGAATGGGCATATCCACTCGTACGAACGAACCTGGCCGATCTTGCAGAATCAGGCCGTGCGAGCCGGAGCTCCGATCTACATGATCACCGGAGGTGGTGGCGGCTCGCTGGAAACGCCCGGTCCGATTCGACCGTTCTTCATGAACACCGTTCGCCGCGGACATCATTACGCGATGGTACGTATCAATGCGACCACACTCGAATTCCAGGCCTACGACATCGAGAACCGTATGTTCGATCAACTGGTGATCGAAAAGCATGACGCGATTGAACGTGACGACATCGTCGACTAA
- a CDS encoding TIGR03364 family FAD-dependent oxidoreductase, with protein sequence MHFDLIVIGGGIVGLGHAWAAAKQGQRVALFENNSRAEGASIRNFGMIWPVGQPAGPQRALALRSRTLWKELGAAAGFPVQECGSLHLAHHEDEMEVLKEFAPSSAADGLDIELVTPQQISQLTPAANQNGLLGGLYSHTELRVTPPTAISSVSAFLADAHHVQFHYDTPITKVESGTAISSDGRSFTADRIVIATGAYFQHLFPEAHKAERLLVCKLQMMLSGSQPTGWQLGPHIASGLTLRHYLSFRDCPTLASLKERIANDSPELDRYGIHVMASQADGGGLILGDSHEYGDDVEPIDKSEIDDLMLRELRKIIDVPNWNIARRWHGFYAKHPSQMCFVREVCPDVLVVNGFGGNGMTLSLAFAESIINHWKDSAQWHAVQTTN encoded by the coding sequence ATGCACTTTGATTTGATTGTCATCGGAGGTGGGATCGTTGGTTTGGGGCATGCCTGGGCCGCGGCGAAGCAAGGGCAACGCGTCGCCCTGTTCGAGAACAACTCAAGAGCGGAAGGGGCCAGCATCCGGAACTTTGGCATGATCTGGCCGGTCGGACAACCGGCAGGTCCCCAACGAGCCCTCGCCCTGCGTAGCCGCACGCTGTGGAAGGAACTCGGCGCGGCGGCTGGCTTTCCGGTACAAGAATGTGGTTCGCTGCACTTGGCCCATCACGAAGACGAAATGGAAGTGCTGAAAGAGTTCGCGCCTTCAAGTGCTGCTGATGGACTGGATATCGAGCTGGTCACACCACAGCAAATCTCTCAGCTGACCCCAGCAGCCAATCAAAACGGTTTACTCGGCGGGCTCTATTCGCATACTGAACTGCGTGTGACTCCCCCAACCGCCATCAGCAGCGTCTCCGCTTTTCTGGCCGATGCCCACCACGTTCAGTTCCACTACGACACTCCGATCACCAAAGTTGAATCAGGCACCGCAATTAGCTCGGATGGTCGCAGCTTCACCGCCGATCGGATCGTGATTGCTACAGGGGCATACTTTCAGCACCTGTTTCCCGAAGCGCACAAAGCAGAGCGACTGTTGGTCTGCAAACTGCAAATGATGCTTTCCGGATCGCAACCGACCGGCTGGCAACTGGGACCACACATCGCCAGCGGTTTGACACTGCGGCATTATCTGTCGTTCCGCGACTGCCCGACGCTGGCCTCGCTGAAAGAACGCATCGCCAACGATAGCCCAGAGCTTGACCGTTACGGTATCCATGTGATGGCGTCGCAAGCCGACGGCGGTGGATTGATTTTGGGCGACTCGCACGAATATGGGGACGACGTCGAGCCAATCGACAAGTCGGAAATCGATGACTTGATGCTTCGCGAACTTCGCAAGATTATCGACGTCCCGAACTGGAACATTGCCCGGCGGTGGCATGGTTTCTACGCCAAGCATCCATCGCAGATGTGTTTCGTGCGGGAAGTTTGCCCCGACGTGTTGGTCGTCAATGGCTTCGGCGGCAACGGCATGACGCTGTCGCTGGCGTTCGCCGAATCGATCATCAATCACTGGAAAGACTCTGCTCAATGGCACGCGGTGCAAACCACCAACTAA
- a CDS encoding XylR family transcriptional regulator: protein MNSDAKKPQSPTPEVLDSLRTRRRIAVMVQTSSAWSRQVLAGVAEYALEAGGWDFWVEPRGFYEKIVVPESWRGEGVICRVTSDELVQQIEQRGLPAVNVSWLGEHTKTIPKVVSDEVACGQMAAEFYLKRGWHFFGFVGPPPRMNYSDQVEKAFVSAVTDAGRAVQRFDHAPNAETITIGQEHPKMAEWLMSLPKPVALLVWTTAIGQEIALLCRQLGIAVPDDVAILAVELDPLISAMSPVPIAYIDQSPRRVGSQAAALLERMIQGEPAPEQPILVPPRRIAERMSVDNLFVEDEVVRQAMNFIREKIAEPIQVTDVAANVAVSRRVLENRFEKALRRSPAQVIRRTKLAHAMYLLSETDLTVQEIGFQTGFFHQETFLRFFKRESGSTPTEYRSETSR from the coding sequence ATGAACTCTGACGCGAAAAAGCCCCAGTCGCCCACTCCAGAGGTACTCGACAGCCTGCGAACGCGCCGCCGGATTGCAGTGATGGTTCAAACGTCGAGTGCTTGGAGCCGACAGGTGTTAGCCGGTGTGGCGGAATACGCGTTGGAGGCTGGCGGATGGGATTTCTGGGTCGAACCGCGTGGTTTTTACGAGAAGATTGTTGTCCCGGAATCGTGGCGTGGCGAAGGCGTCATTTGCCGGGTAACGAGTGACGAGTTGGTCCAACAGATCGAGCAGCGGGGCCTTCCGGCGGTGAATGTTTCGTGGCTGGGAGAACATACCAAGACCATTCCCAAAGTGGTCTCCGACGAAGTGGCGTGCGGGCAGATGGCCGCCGAGTTTTATCTGAAGCGTGGCTGGCATTTCTTCGGCTTTGTTGGCCCGCCTCCCCGGATGAACTATTCCGATCAAGTCGAGAAAGCGTTTGTCAGCGCGGTGACCGATGCAGGACGAGCGGTGCAGCGTTTCGATCATGCCCCGAATGCCGAGACGATTACGATCGGGCAAGAGCATCCCAAGATGGCCGAATGGTTGATGTCGCTGCCGAAGCCGGTCGCGCTGCTGGTCTGGACGACCGCCATCGGACAAGAGATTGCCCTGCTGTGCCGCCAGTTGGGAATCGCGGTGCCGGATGATGTGGCGATCTTGGCGGTAGAACTCGACCCATTGATCTCGGCAATGTCTCCGGTCCCGATCGCGTATATCGATCAGTCGCCCCGGCGTGTCGGCTCGCAAGCGGCCGCATTGCTTGAACGAATGATCCAAGGAGAACCGGCGCCTGAGCAGCCGATTCTCGTTCCCCCCCGCCGAATCGCAGAACGAATGTCGGTCGATAACCTATTCGTCGAAGATGAAGTCGTCCGGCAAGCGATGAACTTTATTCGAGAGAAGATCGCCGAACCGATTCAAGTGACCGACGTTGCCGCGAACGTGGCTGTTTCAAGACGCGTGCTGGAAAATCGATTCGAGAAAGCCTTGCGGCGAAGCCCAGCCCAAGTGATTCGTCGAACGAAGTTGGCCCACGCGATGTATCTGTTAAGCGAGACCGATTTGACGGTTCAAGAGATCGGGTTTCAAACCGGTTTCTTCCATCAAGAAACCTTCTTGCGATTCTTCAAACGTGAGAGTGGCAGCACGCCGACCGAGTATCGAAGTGAGACAAGTCGATAG
- a CDS encoding shikimate kinase yields MTPEVGTNVTLIGMPGSGKSTIGVVLAKRINRQFVDTDLVIQTTQQRTLQQIMDSEGFDAFCQIEEEAVLSLDVQHHVIATGGSVCYGAEGMAHLHRLGKIVFLKTSLATLEKRLSNMATRGIALKPGQSLEDLFHQRNALYAKYADITIDCEGLDVERISERIEVAVAE; encoded by the coding sequence ATGACTCCTGAAGTTGGAACGAACGTCACACTTATCGGCATGCCAGGCTCCGGAAAAAGCACCATCGGTGTCGTCCTGGCGAAGCGGATCAACCGTCAATTTGTCGATACCGACCTGGTCATCCAAACGACTCAGCAGCGTACCCTTCAGCAGATTATGGACTCTGAAGGCTTCGACGCGTTTTGCCAGATCGAAGAGGAAGCGGTTCTCAGCCTCGACGTGCAGCACCATGTGATCGCCACCGGCGGAAGCGTTTGCTACGGAGCCGAAGGGATGGCCCACCTCCACCGGCTCGGAAAAATCGTCTTCCTCAAGACCAGCCTGGCCACGTTGGAAAAACGCCTCTCGAACATGGCCACGCGAGGCATTGCACTCAAGCCGGGGCAAAGCCTCGAAGACCTGTTCCACCAGCGGAACGCCCTCTACGCAAAATATGCCGACATCACGATCGACTGCGAAGGGCTCGACGTCGAGCGGATTAGCGAGCGAATTGAAGTCGCTGTCGCGGAGTAG
- a CDS encoding Gfo/Idh/MocA family protein, producing MSDKTFNVAMIGLGFGSEFIPIYQAHPNANVYAICRRDEAALQKTGDMFGIEKRYTSYDDVLADPDVDFVHINSPIPDHAWMSLKALDAGKHVMCTVPMATTIDECRQIVEKVAETGLKYMMAETVVYSREYLYIKQLYESGELGKIQYMQASHPQDMAGWPEYWERMIPMHYATHVVSPVLGLVNGLAEYVSCFGSGSINNELAAKSGNPYAVESCHIKIQDSDVSAQIWRFLFDTARQYRESFDVYGTKKSFEWSLVEGEPHVIHTAKLPEPEIASHVEIPDFAHLLPEPIQKFTQSIEDADHLSFVQGGGHGGSHPHLVHEMISSLLEDRDPLPNAVTSANWTCVGICAHESTMKGGEIVRLPEFTLQPQEARNAVGAS from the coding sequence ATGAGCGATAAAACTTTCAACGTAGCGATGATCGGTTTGGGATTCGGTTCTGAGTTCATTCCGATCTATCAAGCCCATCCTAATGCGAATGTTTACGCCATCTGCCGACGCGACGAAGCGGCCCTGCAGAAGACCGGCGATATGTTTGGTATCGAAAAGCGGTACACCAGCTACGACGACGTTCTCGCCGATCCAGACGTTGATTTCGTCCACATTAACTCGCCGATTCCGGACCATGCGTGGATGTCACTGAAGGCGCTCGATGCCGGTAAGCATGTGATGTGCACCGTGCCGATGGCGACCACCATCGACGAGTGCCGCCAAATCGTCGAGAAAGTCGCCGAGACCGGCCTTAAATACATGATGGCCGAAACGGTCGTTTACAGCCGCGAATACCTCTATATCAAACAGCTTTACGAATCGGGTGAACTGGGCAAAATCCAGTACATGCAGGCCTCGCATCCGCAAGACATGGCCGGCTGGCCAGAATACTGGGAACGCATGATTCCGATGCACTACGCGACCCACGTTGTCAGCCCAGTGCTTGGCTTGGTCAATGGTCTCGCCGAATACGTCAGCTGCTTCGGTTCCGGCAGCATCAACAATGAATTGGCTGCCAAGTCAGGCAATCCTTACGCTGTGGAATCTTGCCATATCAAGATTCAAGACAGCGATGTTTCGGCTCAAATCTGGCGATTTCTGTTCGATACGGCTCGTCAGTATCGCGAAAGCTTCGACGTTTACGGCACGAAGAAAAGCTTCGAGTGGTCGCTTGTCGAAGGGGAACCGCACGTCATTCATACGGCCAAATTGCCGGAACCAGAAATCGCATCCCACGTCGAGATTCCGGACTTCGCTCATTTGCTGCCAGAACCTATCCAAAAGTTCACGCAGTCGATCGAAGATGCCGATCACCTCTCATTCGTCCAAGGGGGTGGACATGGCGGCTCGCACCCACACCTGGTCCACGAGATGATCAGTTCGCTTCTCGAAGACCGCGATCCGCTGCCAAATGCAGTCACCTCCGCCAACTGGACCTGTGTCGGTATTTGTGCCCACGAGTCGACGATGAAGGGTGGCGAAATCGTTCGCCTGCCGGAATTCACGCTGCAGCCGCAAGAGGCTCGCAACGCCGTCGGCGCTTCCTAA